From Pelosinus fermentans DSM 17108, the proteins below share one genomic window:
- the anfG gene encoding Fe-only nitrogenase subunit delta — MEDMMKDRVEQLVDYIMKNCLWQFHSRAWDREKQNEGILTKTMQILCEEPVEKETPMDKVYWVDAVCLADAFKKRYSWLAALDKDEIKLLMQGLKERMDYLTITGSLNAELTDPHY, encoded by the coding sequence ATGGAGGATATGATGAAAGACAGAGTTGAGCAACTAGTAGATTATATTATGAAAAATTGTTTGTGGCAGTTCCACTCTCGTGCCTGGGACAGAGAGAAACAAAATGAGGGAATCTTGACGAAAACCATGCAGATATTATGCGAAGAACCTGTTGAAAAAGAAACTCCCATGGATAAAGTGTATTGGGTGGATGCCGTATGTTTGGCAGATGCTTTTAAAAAGCGTTATTCCTGGTTGGCTGCTTTGGACAAAGACGAAATCAAACTGCTCATGCAGGGACTCAAAGAGCGCATGGATTATTTAACGATAACAGGATCTCTTAATGCAGAGCTTACCGATCCTCATTATTAA